ATTCATAGCAATCATCCGACAATGAAAAACTAGACTTGAAGGCTGTAGCTTTTATGCTGGATTGGGCTGCACCTTCAACAGTCCAGAAATTGTATGTTTATTTGAAAGCTGAAAGCttattttttgctctttttagtGATCAGAAATGCAGGTTCCTCTTCTGATCTTAAACACTCTGGATGAGCTGGGTGCTGAAGATTTCAAGAGGTTTTGTTGGAACCTCACTCAGCCTGTGCTGGACGGATGTCAGCCTATTCGTAAGGGCCATCTAGAGAATGCAGACCGACAGGACACCGTCAGTAAGATGATAGACAGCTACGGTGAAGAAACAGCTGTGAATGTGGCTGTTGAAATCCTAAAGAGGATGAATAACAACAACGCTGCGGAGATGTTAAAGAAAACATATGCAGGTGA
The sequence above is drawn from the Etheostoma cragini isolate CJK2018 chromosome 2, CSU_Ecrag_1.0, whole genome shotgun sequence genome and encodes:
- the LOC117936635 gene encoding pyrin-like, with the translated sequence MQVPLLILNTLDELGAEDFKRFCWNLTQPVLDGCQPIRKGHLENADRQDTVSKMIDSYGEETAVNVAVEILKRMNNNNAAEMLKKTYAGGSTGAQTRSPTPPCSSSSSGLSSTAGATVCAQGRSVIVAPNITGTSSGVSINMNINN